A stretch of DNA from Campylobacter gracilis:
TCGGCGTGGCAGCGGGTATCGGCGATGCGGGCTCGCCTGCGAGCGATAGCACGCTTGGGCCTACCGTGGGGCTGAATATCGACGGCGAGCATAGCCACATCTGGGATACCTGCGTGCCGACCTTTATTTTCTTTAATATCCCGCTTATCATATTCGGCATAATCTTTTCGATGATGCTTTGAAATTTTATAAAATTTAACTGCGCGGCGTTGCCCGTAAATTTATAAATTTACGGACGCAAATATTTTTAAATTTAGCCGTGCGGCTTTGCTTTTAAATTTGCCTGCGCGATTTTGCCAAAATTTATCTGCGCTGCTCGCACGCGGTTTGCTTAAATCTAGCCGCTTTAAATTTAATCGCTCGCGGCGCGTTGATAAAAATCATTGCTAAAATTTGAAATTTCGCATAAAATGGGCGAAATTTCATAGCAAGGAGCGGTGGTGGAGCAAATTTATCCTTACGTGCAGATCGTGCATCTCATCTGCGCCATTATCTTTTTAGGCTATATATTTTTCGATGTCGTGATTTTTTCGCGGCTTAAAGGCGCGCTGGGCGCGGATTTTGAGCGCGTTAAAAAGGCGATCGGCTCGCGCGCGATTAAGATTATGCCGGTTTGCCTTTTTACGCTGATAATCACCGGCGGAATGATGATGAGCCGCTGGGTCGGGAGTGCTAACGGCGGGTATTTCGGCACGCCGCTTCAAAAAATCTTTATGCTAAAAGTCACGCTCGCGCTCATCATCGCCGCGTGCGTAGCGATAAATTTAAGTTGTCGCGCGATGGGAAAGCCCGCGCCTGAGTTTTTACGAGAAAATATCCACAAAATCGCCTTTGTATTCGGCTTCATCATCGTGCTTTGCGCCAAGCTGATGTTTGTAGTATGATTTATGGTACAAAATTTAGCGCTGGCGGCGTGACTTTTATCGCGAAATTCTGCAGCGTAGCAAAGATTTAATTTCGCTTGCTTTTGAATTTTGTCGTTTGCTAAAAATTTTAAAATTCCATTTTGCTAGGCGGGTGTAGAAATTTAAGAATTTTAAATCCTGCTATGTTTGCGCCAAAACGCGAAATTTTAAAATTTCACTCCTTTCTTGTGCTGTTTTGTCAAATGCAACCTGCAAGATTTAATCTCATAAAATTTTAAAATTTCATCGCAAGCTTTAAAACGCCCATAAAATTTTTAACCCAATCCTACGCTGAAAATTTTGTAAAATTCTGTGACTTTAAAATTTTGCAAAATTTTAAAAATTTTAAATTTTACCGCTAGGACGCGGATGAAAATTCTAAAAAAGCTCGCGTGGAATCGAAGCAAACAATGAAAAAGCGAATTTATTTGGCGACTTTACTTACTATTTAATAATCATTAAAGATATAAAAAGCTAAAATTGCTTTTCGCCTGCAGGCGAATTTAATGTCTGCTTGCCATTCGGGCGGAATTTTGAGGTTTTCCGTAGCCGTGGCAATGGTTTTGAAATTATTTATGAGAAAGGAAAAAGGATGAAGAAATTTATCTTAAGTCTGCTTGTCGCAGCTTTGGCCAGTAGCGCGCTTTGCGCAAGATCGCTCTCCGAGATCAAAAGTAGCGGAGTGCTTAGAATAGGCGTTTATGACGCGCAGCCGCCGTTTAGCAAGATAGAAGACGGCGTGCATCAGGGCTTTGAGGTCGATATGGCAAACACCATCGCCAAAGATATGCTTCCATCAGGCGGGAAGGTGGAGTTTACCTCCGTGCTTGCAAATCAGCGTATAAAATTCCTACAAGAAGATAAGGTGGACGCGGTTATCGCAACTCTTACCGTAACTCCGGAGCGCGAGAAGCAGATCGATTTTACGACCCCGTATTTTAGCGTCAATATAGGCATTTTGACCCGCGTCGAAGATAAGATTAAATCCTTAAATGAATTGCAAGATAAAACTATTTTAGTTCTTAGCGGCGGTACCGCAGAAACATACTTTGAAAAGCAAGGCTATAATATCGCCAGATGCGATAACGCAAACGCTTGCTACAAGGCGCTAAAAGCTGGACAGGGCGACGGGTATGCCGATGATAACCTGGTCGTGCTGGCTTATCCGGTATTAGATAAAAAGGTTGAAGTAAATATCAAAAATTTAGGTACTTCGGATTTCTTAGCCATCGGTGTGAAAAAGGGTAATTCGGAGCTTTTGGATTTTCTAAACGGCGAGCTAATCAAGCTAAGCAAAGAGGGCTTTTTCAAAAATTCGTTCGATAATTTCATCGAGCCTTACTACAAAGGAACTGCAGAGAAAAAGTATTTCTTGCTGGACGATCTTTATAGCTTGCTATAATTTTTAAAAAGAGGGGGACGCTATGAAAAAGATAATCTTGGCGTTAATGCTGGCTGTGTGCTCGCTTCTTAGCAACACTTTGACTCAAATCAAAGAAAAAGGGGTTATTCGAATCGGTATAGATGGCTCGTCTCCGCCGTTTAGTGTCGCTAAAGATGGCGGATATAGCGGCTTTGAGATACTCTTAATCGAAGGACTTGTTAAAGAAATTTTCGGTGATAAAGGCAGCAAGATACAATATGTCGTAACGGTAGGTGATGACCGCATAAAAGCGGTACAGGATAACAGAGTCGATTTAGATATCGCGCTAATCTCGGTTACGAAAGAGCGTGAGAAGCTAGTAGATTTCTCCGATCCATACTTTAGCGTAAATATCGGCGTGCTAACTCGTAGCGACGATAATATCAGAAAAGTCTCCGATCTAAACGGAAAGACTATACTAGCGCAGCCCGGCACTACTGTGTTTGATTACTTTACGAAACAGGGCTATAACGTAGTACCGTGTGCGAGCGCGAATGAATGCTTTAATGACCTAAAATCGGGTAAGGGCGACGGATACGGCGATGATAATCTACTTGTATTTGCTTATGCCGTAGTCGACCGCAAAGTCGAAGTAAATATCAAGAATTTAGGCTCGACGGACTTCCTGGCCATCGCGGTGCAAAAGGGCAATACTGAGCTGCTTAACGCGGTAAATGCGGGATTAATTGAGCTAAGTAAAAAGGGCTTTTTTACAAAAATTTTTGATGAGAGTATTGAGCCTTTTTATAAAGGCACCATTGATAAAAAGTATTTCTTGCTGGACGATCTTTACAGCTTGTTTTAATTTAAAGTGGCGATGGATGGAATTCTATTCGATTACGAAATTTTAGTAAAATTTAAAGGAATTTTATGAAAAAGATTATATTTGCGTTGTTAATCGCTTCGTGTTCGTTATTTGCTAACTCTTTAGCGCAGATCAAAGAAAAAGGGCTTATTCGCATTGGGATAGACGGCTCACTGCCGCCACTTAGCGTCTCCGAGGACGGCAAATACAGCGGTTTTGAAATTTCGCTTATTGAAGAGCTTTCAAAGGAAATTTTCGGCGATAAGGGCGGCAAAATCGAATATGTTGTAACTCTAGGCAACGACCGTATCACAGCCGTGCAAGATAACAAGGTTGATTTGGATATCGCAGCCATCACGGTTACGAAAGAGCGCGAGAAGCTAGTGGATTTTTCAAATCCCTACTTTAGCGTAAATATCGGCGTGCTAACCCGCACCGATGATAATATAAAAACCGTAGACGATTTACAAGATAAAGAAATTTTAGCAGAGCCCGGCACTACGGCGTTTGATTATTTTAATAAGGAAGGCTTTAAAGTTATCTCATGCGCTAGTTCTAGTGAATGTTTCCGAGCGCTAAAATCCGGTCGCGGCAGCGGCTATGCGGACGATAATATGGTAGTTTTGGGCTATTCGGTTGTAGATCGCAAGGTAGAGGTAAATATCAAGAATTTAGGCACGACGGACTTTTTAGCTATCGCGGTGCAAAAAGGCAACGATGACTTGCTAAACGCCCTAAACGACGGGCTTGTCAAGCTCAGCAAAAACGGCTTTTTCAAGAAAATTTTTAACGATAGCATCGATCCCTTTTACAAGGGAAAGGCTGAGAAAAAATATTTCTTGTTAGATGATCTTTATAAAATGTTTTAATTCAAAAGGACGAAATATGAAAAAAATTCTACTAAGTATTTTGCTGGGTGCTGGCGCGCTTTGCGCTAACTCATTAGCAGATATCAAGCAAGCAGGCGAAATTCGCATAGGCTTGCAAGATTCCCAGCCTCCGTTTAGCTTCGATGATAACGGCACGCTGAAGGGCTTTGAAGTTGATTTGGCAAATGAGCTAGTCAAAAATCTATTTGGCAATAAAAAGATCAAAATCGACTTTATCTCCGTAGCATCTAAAGATCGCGTTCCCTCACTGGAGCAAAACAAAGTAGATCTCATCATATCCAAGCTCACCGTCACAAAAGACCGCGTTCAGAAAGTCGATTTTTCTTACCCGTATTATTCAGTGCAGATCGGCGTGCTAAGCCGCAAGGATGATAATATTTCAAGAATCGATCAGATCGCGCATAAAAAAATTCTAAGTGTTAAAGGCACAACTGCCGAGGAGCACTTTAAAAACGCGGGTTATGAGATTGCGACATGTGCCGATGCCAATGAGTGCGTCGCCAGACTAAAGGCTGGCGAAGGCATAGGCTTTGCCGACGATAACACGGTCGTGCTCGGATACGCTAGAAACGATGCCGCGCTTGATGCAAAAATCATTAACCTTGGCAAGGTAGATTATATCGCCGTTGCCCTATCTAAGGGCAATACCGAGCTACTTGATGCGGTTAATAGCAGCCTGGTAAAAATGTATAAAGCAAAATTTTTTCACAAGGCTTTTGACGAGGATATCAAGCCATACTACGGCGGCAAGATCGATAAAAAGCACTTCACACTCGATGAGGTTTATAGCCTGTTTTAAATTTAGACGTATTTAAAATTTTAGGCGCCCTTTGACATCCAAACATACACGCAGCTGCGATATTTGATCGCAGCTCGTTTTTGCCGTCAAGGCTTCGGCGGCAATTTATAATTTAAATTCCGTATTTTTACGGATCCGGTTGCAATATAAAATTTTATGATATTTTGATATGCGGTTGTGAAAGGGCGCGGCTTATAAAAGATAGCCGGTCGTGCGAAATTCTAATCCGAGTAGTAAAATTTTATATCCTTTTTCAGTTGCGTCGGCAATATATTAAATTTAGCCCTAAAAATTTTAGAAAAATGCGATAAATTATTGTATCCGACCATTTTGGCGGCTTCGTTTACGCTGATTTGATCTAGACTCAATAGCTCTTTTGCAATCTCAAGTCGCTCATTTGTCAGCATCGCATAAACGCTCGTGCCGAAATATGCTTTAAAATCCCTTTTTAGTGCAAATTCGTTCGTAGCGCAAAGATGAGCGAGTTCTTTAATGCCAGGTGGATTTTGCATATTTTCGAGTAATATTTTCTTTGCTTTTTGAACTGTTTTTATGCGATTTTCATCAAGGCTAAGCGCATTTTCGGGCTCATTAAATTTATGAAAACTTCTATAAAGCATCTCTAAAATTTTACTTTCCATAAAAATTTCGCGTATTTTACCATCGTATATCGCGGCATTTTCGAGCTCTTTGAGGATGATATTTTGCACGGCGCTTGTTTTAAATTTCTTCATGCAAACGGCTTGATCTAAATTCAAATTTTTTAAAATTCCCAGCTCATTTGCAAAAGCGGTGCTAAGCGCTATGCAGGAGCTTTTATAGTGTTTATTTTCAAGCTCGTGAACGCCACGCAATTTGCTTTGCATAGTTCCGAGCCAAAACTCACCTTTATTTAAAACGAATTGATCTTTATCCGATCTGAAGCAGATAGGATTTTCGCCAGTATTGAAAAATAAAAATGAATAGCGGCTGCCCCGTTCGTGGCGATGCAAAAGGGAATCTCTGCAAATTATATCGCTGCTATAATATCCTATCTCTCCGCCCGTATAAAAGGAGCTAAAGTCGAATTTTATACTTTCGCTTTCAAGCTCAGTTTTGTTATACCCACATTGCTTGGACGGCTCAATGTCGTTAGATATTTTTTGCAAAAAATCGTCTAAACTTATCTCTTTACTCATCTTATCCCTTTAGCGTTTAAAATACTCCCTCTGCCGTTTAGTATTTCTTGATAATGCATATCTTATTATAGTAAAATGAGTTTAAATTTTAATAAGAAAAGGATCGTTTGTGCGCGCAATATATAAATTATCGCTGATCGTTGCTATAGCGACAGCCGGGATATCGAGTGAGTTAGAAAAACAGGACAAAAGCGTAAATTTGGGTGAAATTACCGTAGTCAGTGCTACGGGCTATCGGCAAAATATCCAAGACGCACCCGCTTCCATCTCCGTTCTCACGCGAAAAGAGATACGAAAGCGCAACTACCAAGATATCTCCGCGATGGTAGAGGATTTGCCAAGTGCCTTTACCGCAACGCTAGGCGCTGCATCGAGAAAAGGCATAAGCCTAAGAGGCCTATCTCAAAAATATACGAAAATTTTAATCGACGGCAAGCCTGCGACCAGCGATAGCGCTTATAAAGGATTAAGAAGTATTGGCAGCAGCCAGAATTTCTTGCCTCCCGCAAATGCGATAGAGCGCATAGAAGTCATCCGCGGTCCTATGAGCTCGCTTTACGGCAGCGACGCTATGGGCGGAGTAATAAATATCATAACCAAGGGCTTTTCAAATGAGCTTAGCGGCAACGTAAACGGATACTATACTTTCGCTAAAAAATCGCAAATAAAAGGTGATTATCAAACGGGTTTTTATC
This window harbors:
- a CDS encoding transporter substrate-binding domain-containing protein, encoding MKKFILSLLVAALASSALCARSLSEIKSSGVLRIGVYDAQPPFSKIEDGVHQGFEVDMANTIAKDMLPSGGKVEFTSVLANQRIKFLQEDKVDAVIATLTVTPEREKQIDFTTPYFSVNIGILTRVEDKIKSLNELQDKTILVLSGGTAETYFEKQGYNIARCDNANACYKALKAGQGDGYADDNLVVLAYPVLDKKVEVNIKNLGTSDFLAIGVKKGNSELLDFLNGELIKLSKEGFFKNSFDNFIEPYYKGTAEKKYFLLDDLYSLL
- a CDS encoding transporter substrate-binding domain-containing protein, with the translated sequence MKKIILALMLAVCSLLSNTLTQIKEKGVIRIGIDGSSPPFSVAKDGGYSGFEILLIEGLVKEIFGDKGSKIQYVVTVGDDRIKAVQDNRVDLDIALISVTKEREKLVDFSDPYFSVNIGVLTRSDDNIRKVSDLNGKTILAQPGTTVFDYFTKQGYNVVPCASANECFNDLKSGKGDGYGDDNLLVFAYAVVDRKVEVNIKNLGSTDFLAIAVQKGNTELLNAVNAGLIELSKKGFFTKIFDESIEPFYKGTIDKKYFLLDDLYSLF
- a CDS encoding transporter substrate-binding domain-containing protein, with translation MKKIIFALLIASCSLFANSLAQIKEKGLIRIGIDGSLPPLSVSEDGKYSGFEISLIEELSKEIFGDKGGKIEYVVTLGNDRITAVQDNKVDLDIAAITVTKEREKLVDFSNPYFSVNIGVLTRTDDNIKTVDDLQDKEILAEPGTTAFDYFNKEGFKVISCASSSECFRALKSGRGSGYADDNMVVLGYSVVDRKVEVNIKNLGTTDFLAIAVQKGNDDLLNALNDGLVKLSKNGFFKKIFNDSIDPFYKGKAEKKYFLLDDLYKMF
- a CDS encoding transporter substrate-binding domain-containing protein; this encodes MKKILLSILLGAGALCANSLADIKQAGEIRIGLQDSQPPFSFDDNGTLKGFEVDLANELVKNLFGNKKIKIDFISVASKDRVPSLEQNKVDLIISKLTVTKDRVQKVDFSYPYYSVQIGVLSRKDDNISRIDQIAHKKILSVKGTTAEEHFKNAGYEIATCADANECVARLKAGEGIGFADDNTVVLGYARNDAALDAKIINLGKVDYIAVALSKGNTELLDAVNSSLVKMYKAKFFHKAFDEDIKPYYGGKIDKKHFTLDEVYSLF
- a CDS encoding helix-turn-helix domain-containing protein gives rise to the protein MSKEISLDDFLQKISNDIEPSKQCGYNKTELESESIKFDFSSFYTGGEIGYYSSDIICRDSLLHRHERGSRYSFLFFNTGENPICFRSDKDQFVLNKGEFWLGTMQSKLRGVHELENKHYKSSCIALSTAFANELGILKNLNLDQAVCMKKFKTSAVQNIILKELENAAIYDGKIREIFMESKILEMLYRSFHKFNEPENALSLDENRIKTVQKAKKILLENMQNPPGIKELAHLCATNEFALKRDFKAYFGTSVYAMLTNERLEIAKELLSLDQISVNEAAKMVGYNNLSHFSKIFRAKFNILPTQLKKDIKFYYSD